Below is a genomic region from Planctomycetia bacterium.
TCATCCCAGTTTCTCAAACTGTTTGATCCTGACCGGGCTTGAGTGCGGAAATCTGGCGACGATTTCGAGCTGTCCACCCATCGCCTCAATGTACGACCGCAGCGTACTGACATACATATCTGTACGGCGTTCCAGTTTGGAAACTGCAGCCTGTTTCACTCGAAGCTTTCGTGCCAGAGCAGTCTGTGATCGCTGATGAGCTTCGCGCAGTTCGCGCAACGAGCGTTCACTTGCAATTAACTCATCAGATCGCGCACGTATTTTTGCCTGCGTGGATTTAGGTAATTGATTTATCAGGTCTGAAAGTCGTTTCGCCATGTTATTTTCCTTTCTCACGATGCATGGATCGTAAATGTTCATCCATTCGCTTGTCAGCCAGCGGGATATTTGCCTTGTACCATCTTTTGTTGCCACGTTTATTTCCGCCTAACAGCAGGATGGCACGTCTGGCAGGATCAAATGCAAACAACACTCGAAATGGATCACCACCCTGCTGTATTCGAAGTTCTTTCATGTTGGAATGTCTAGACCCTTTGACAGTATCCACATAAGGCCGCCCCAGCGTTGGTCCAAATTCGGCAAGCAATTCCGCATGCGCCAGGACATTCACCTGAACAGCTTCCGGCTGCACCAGCAGCCAGTTATCGAATGCTTCATGAGTAATGATACTCCATGCCATGTATCCATCATAATTCCATCGAAGGAATATGTAAAGGCCATCTAAAGATCTGGTGTTTTTCCTCCAATTCCTTGTTCGTCTCATGTTGAGACGCCCTGAGACAATCTGAGACACCATGAGACACTTTAACTGCACAGATTGAGACTAACTGTCTTTATGAACACATTGTAACTATACGTATGCTCTTTACCACACGGCATTTCTTACGGTACTAAGTGGTTTACTTCACTTTACCGAGGAGCAGGTCATGTCGTGGTGGGAACCTCTTGCAGCTTACTGGAGTCGTAAACGCCTGGAACGCTTGTGTACCGAGCAGGCAATTCGCCTGATTGAATCTCAGCCGGCTGCAGCCATCGTAGATGATGATGCTGACCGCTGGCAGCTTCTCTCCACCACCAAAGCAACCGTCGATCAAACCTCGACACGCGACAAAGCCCGGCTGCTGACCGAACGTAATCCCTTTGCCCGCAACGCACTCATGCTGTATCGCCATTATGTCGTTGGCACTGGCATGCAGCATGAAGTAGTAACCTGCCCCACCGGAAGCTGTTCACCCGATGCCGCCATCCCTCATGATTCCACAGTCATTGCTCTGGCTGGTCAGCTCTGGCGTGAGTTTCTGACTGCCAACCAGTGGGATACCGGCAACCGTCGCGACTGGGAATTCTGCCAGCGTACCTGGCGCGATGGGGAATGTTTTCTCCGGCTGTTCCGCCAGTCTACCTGGCCGCCTCAAGTGCATTTTGTTGATCCGGAACGCATTGCTGCTGATCCCGTGACGGGTTTGCCTGATGAGGGCATTGTCACGCAGGAGCACAATGTGGAAGTGCCCCTGGCATATCGCGTGCAACTGGATGAATCGCGTTTTGAAATGGTGCCTGCTGATCGGATGCTGCATTGCAAGATTGGCGTCGATGCCAACGTGAAGCGCGGTCTGTCGATCCTCACTCCAGCGATCGATGCCCTACAGAAGTATCAGAGCTGGCTCGATGTGGAGTTGATCCATCGCAAGGTAGCCAGTTCGATTGTGCTGATACGCAAGCATACAGGCAATCATCATGCAGGTGGCGTTCCTGGGTTTGCGGACTGGGCGGCAGCAGGCAGCCCGACTCCCGGCCCGCTGACACCACAGCAACGGCGAGCCTTGCTCCAGCCCGGCACGATGATTGATACGCAAGGCTACGATCTGCAGTATCTGTCCCCCGATTCACATTTCGATGATGCCAGCATTCTTGGCAGACGGTTGCTGCTGGCTGTTGCAGCGGGCACTGGTCTGCCTGAATTCATGCTGACTGCTGATGCCGCCAACGCCAACTACAGCAGCACGCTGGTGGCGGAAGGCCCAGCGGTCAGGCTGTTTGCCAGTTGGCAGGCGTTCTTTATCGGCCAATGGCAAGCACTCTTCCGCCTCGTGATGCAGGAAGCGGTGCGACTGATGCAACTCCCTGCCAATGCTCTGCCTCATCTCCATGTCACTATCACGCCTCCCGCGGTGGCGGTCCGCAATCGCAAGGAGGAAGCCGAGGCGGATGCGATCTATTTCGACCGCGGCGCACTCTCGCGACGGGAACTGGCACGTCGTGATCGCGTGGACCCCTCCACCATGGAGCGGGAGAAGCAGGAAGAATCAAATTTCCCCTCACCCCTGACCCCTCTTCCCTGACACCTCGAAAGGACAACTGCGATGAATTCCCGTCCAGCTAAACTCTGTCGGGCCAGACCCTGCTTGCCTGCAGGCTCGACTGTCTTGCGTCAAGACAAACGACCAAAACACATCATGAAACGACGCCATGAAGCAGGCGATGGCGTCAGATACATCCGTTGCGGTGGAGGCTACCGGGTGCTCCGCCGTTATCAACTTCCCGGCGATGATCGAAACAAATAACCCAGGAGGATCTATCCATGCAGGTGAAAGAGAAACCAGCCAGGCTGGAAACGCTGCGACATGCTTCTTACCAGATCATGTCCGAAGCTGTTGCTGAGCGTAACGAACGGCTGGTACGCAATGTCGTACTGCTCGGCACACAAAGCAGAAATGGGTATCGCTACAGCCAGGCTGCGATGCAGTCAGCGATACCGCTCTATGAAAACCGCCCGGTCTTTCTTGATCATGCTGAGGAGCATCATGCTCCGATGCGACGCCGATTGCGAGATTATGCCGGCCAGGTGCTGTCGCCCCGTTTTGAAGAAGGCAAACTGCGAGGCGACCTGCGACTGCTCGGGCCGCATACGTCCTGGCTGTTCGATCTGATGGAAGCTGCACCGCACGATATCGGCATGAGCCACGTGGTGCTGGGACGACGCAGTGCCCAGAGCCAGGAAGTGGAACACATCGAGCGGGTGGTGTCGGTAGATATCGTGGCATTCCCAGCCACCACACAATCATTTCAGGAAGGGGACAACGGTGAAGGCAGTATTCAACAACTACTGCAACAGTCATCGCTGCCAGCCTTGTTACGCACGGCTTTTATTCGTGAAGCGTTGGCGATGCATCCGGAACCTGCCCAGTTGCTGAAGCTGCTGGAAGAATGGGCAGCGCTGCTGGATCGCGATGTGTCGCCATCTTCGTTGAAACGCACTGTTCCTGAAGGGATTAACGCCGGTGCGAAACAAGCACTGATGCGTGCAATTCGCGGGTAATGTTCCTCCACGGACTGCTGCCCGTGGTTTTTAGTTTTCGACATTTTTTATCACAAGGAGTCATCATGATTCGACAGGATTTACGAGCGCTCAGGCATTCGATGGGGCCTCGCGGGTTCTATGAATGTGTCCAGAACCTGCTCGATACGCGGGAATTGTCCCCCGACGATTTCAGCCTTCGGCAACTCTGGGAAGCCTGTGTCGGGCCAACTGCCCAGACGCTACCCACGCTGGCAGCCCGGCAACGAGTCTACGTTGCTGAGATCGATCAACTGAATGAGCCACTCAGCGAAGCTGATCTGGGAATTAACCTGTTTCAGACGGTCACGGGAGCCGTCATCGCCCGTCGGGTGATGGATGCCTACGACCAGGCAGCAGGCATTGGCGATCAACTGGTTACACTTGAACGGTCTTCCGTACGGTCGGAACGTATCCCAGGTTTCACAGCACTACAAGGGCCACGTGAAGTAAAAGAGGGCATGCCTTACGAGGAAGCGAGCTTTGGCGACAAGTTTGTCAGCACCGTGGAGAGCAAGAAAGGCCGGCTGCTTTCCATCACGGAAGAAGCCGTGCATTTTGATCAGACGAATGAACTGCTGAGGCGTGCCGCCCGGTTGGGTGAAGCGACGCGTGCTGAGCGAGAGAAGACGATTGTGCGGGGAGTGGTGGATGCTGATTACAACGCCACGCTGAGCACTGGTGTTTATCGCCCTTCGGGCACACTGCAGGAACTCTATCCCGATAATGCTTCCCTGCTGAATGTGATCGGGCCGGAGAACACCGCGGAAGGTTTTGACGCTGCGGTGCCACTGACTGATTGGACCTCGCTGGCTTTACCTTTGCAGTACCACGCGGTCTATGTCAAGGATGATCGGCATGGGCCGGAAAGTGGTGAGCCGATAGCCTGGCAACCTCGCATTCTGCTGGTGCCCAAGTCGCTGGAAATCAGGGCGCTGCAGATCGTCAATGCCACACTGGTTCCCGCGACATCGGGTGGCACTGCATTTGGGGGTAATCCTCTTCGCGGCGCGTTCACCGTACTGGCTTCCGCTTATCTCGATCAAATCAGCACCAGCGATTGGTATCTGGGTGATTTCTCCCGGCAGTTCATCTGGAAGGAAATCTGGCCGGTGCAGGTGTTCCGGCAAAGTGCTCAGGATGGTGATGGTTTTGACCGCGACGTCGTGGCCCGTTTCAAAGTGCGATACTTCGGTGGCATCAATGCTCTCGATCATCGCTTTGTGCTCAAGATGATCGGGGAAGAGGAAGAGTAATTTATTTGGTTACTGGTAACCGTGCCACACTCCGACGGTACTCCGTCGGGGTGTGCACATCACCCGCAACCACACCTCGGCTGAGTACAGCCGAAGTGTGGCACAGTTTTTTGTTCACATTGGAGTACACATGCCCACCGCACTGGATGAATTAAACAGTTCGCCACGCACTGCTGCTCAACTGCACGGACTGATCGAGAAGATTGATCTTCTGGTTTTGCAAATACTGGAAGATGAACACCCCGATGCTGGTGCCAGCTTTCGCATAGGTGATCGCTCGGTGAATCGAACAGAATATCTCGCCTGGCTGCTGAAGGCCCGCTCGGAATACGTGAAGGAACTGTCACGTCTTCCAGCTTGGGAGACGACCACGCTGGTGCCTGCATCGCGAGGTGTTTTATGAGCAGCCCATGGTCGATTCTGAAAACGCCTGTTTCAGCGGAACAACTAGCGGTGCATGGAGGCAGCCCGGCCAGCACGATGACCCTGGAAGGGACCGTTCGCCGGGCCGAAGTGATTGAGACCTTCGGCATCGGTGGAATCTTGCCTGCAGCAGGTGCCCGGTTTGGTGATCCTCTCATTCTCGATGGGGTTACCATCTGGATTGAAGGGTATTTCCCGACGGATGAGATGGGCGAGCCGGTGGTGATGGAACGGGGTCAGATCATCACCACCTGGCAGGCGCTCTACGAGAAGCTGCTGAGTGAAGACTTTGAATTCTTTCTGCACTATGTCCCCGGCGATGAACCGCTGTTTCGCAAGTACCTGGAAGTGAACACGGTGCTGCTGCGAACCGGCTGGGCTGATGCCCTGGGGATTCCCTATCAACTGGCTGCCATCACCAGCAACCACTCGGTTTCACCCAGTGAGCCGGGTGAGTTGTAACACTTTTCACAAGGAGAAATTTCATGAGTATGCGACACCGTTATGGCCAGCAGATGATTGTCCGCGTGGCGGTTGATTCTGCAACCGCGATCAGCATGGGCGATCTGCTGATTCTGGATACCGATGATGCCAAACCTGCCAGCAGTGAAACCTGGAATACCGATCTGGGTACAACATTGTCCAATTTCAATAACCGCTTTCTGGGTATTGCCCAGGCGGATCATGCCGCCAATAGCGGAGCTGTGCTCGATTTCCCGGTCGATATTTCGCCGATGTCGGTTTATGAAATGGACTGCGATGCTGAGACGCACGAAGTGGGCGATATGCTGACACTGATCAAAGCCAGCGGCAACGCGCTGGTGCCTAACCAGATGAAGAAGACCAGCACGGCAGGGCATGCCTGCGCCCGCTGCGTTCGGCGTAATCCGACAGCCCAATCGCGCGTGATGGTGCGGTTCCAGACTTCGTATTGGGGAGTGAATGCGGCAGGGAGCCAGTAAGTTTTATTTTCATTCCAAGACCCGCCAGTTGATCTGGCGGGTTGTTTTTTTAGCAGCAAATGACAATAACAATAGATGTTATCTATTGATATGTCGGTACTCAATACACGATATTGCGTCTGGAGGCTATCTCATGGATACTCTGAATATTTCCTTGCCCAAAGTGTTGAAGCGGTACGTCCAACAAAGAGTCAGGCATGGGGGCTACGGCAACACCAGTGAATATGTGCGTGAACTGATCCGCACTGAGCAGAAACAGCGTGCCCATGCAGAGTTAGAGGCTATGCTGCTGGAAGGAATTCAAAGCGGGCCGGCCACCGAAATGACCAAAGCTAACTGGAATAAACTGCGAGAGCGGCTGAAATCCAAAGCAAAGCAGCAAAAAAGGAAATAGTAATCGGTTGATCTGTCATGGCCTATCGATACATCAAGAAGTCGCCGCAGGCTTTTATCGACTTGGAAGACATATCAATTTATCTCCTGTTACATGCCAGCCTGAGAACCGCTGAGCGATTTCTTGAATCAGCAGAACAGACATTCACGAAACTCGCTACGATGCCCGGCATGGGTTCTCATTTTGAATCTCCACTGTTAAACTGGTATCCGCACCATGACCATTAAGGGGTTTAAGCGATACATGATCATGTATCGTGAAATCCCAAAAGGAATTGAAGTGTTACGTGTGATTCATGGTTCAAGAAACTGGCAGGAGGAAGTAGAGAGATAGGTGAGCATTCTTCATTTCATCCAACAAAAACAACAGCCATAATTCAATCTTCCTGCCCAATCAGCGAACAAATGAATAGCTTAGCACTGACATTCCTTCCGACTGGATGAACCATGTCCAAGTTCATGATTCCTGTTGCGCTGTTTCTAACCTGCACGCTGCTGGCCATCGGGCAGGATGCTGCACCTGTTGTGCCTAAGGCAGGTAACGTGAAAGACCCGGCTGATCTGGAAGCCTTCTTCGATGGTGCAATCCGGGTGCAGATGGAAAAGAAACATATTGCCGGGGCGGTGGTCGCGGTAGTGGCTGATAACAAGGTGGTCTTCACCAAGGGGTATGGCTATGCCGACATCGCGGCACGTAAGCCAGTTGATCCGGAGAAGACGATGTTCCGTATTGCTTCCATCTCGAAGCTCTTCACCTGGACTGCGGTGATGCAACAGGTGGAAGCGGGGAAACTCGATCTGAATACGGATATCAATCGTTATCTGAAAGAAGTCACGATCCCAGCGACGTTTGATCAGCCGATTACATTGAAGAACCTGCTGACGCATACCCCTGGTTTTGAAGATTATGTCATTGGCCTGTTTGCCAAGGAGCCGGACAAGCGGCCATTGGGAGAGATTCTGAAAACGCAGATACCGGCGCGCGTCAGGCCGCCGGGCACGCTGGCATCGTATTCGAATCACGGCACGGCTCTGGCTGGTTATGTCGTGGAATGTGTTTCCGGCCAGCCTTGGGAAGAGTACATCGAGCAGAAGATTGTCAAGCCGCTGGGGATGACGCACACGCTGATCCGTCAGCCTGTCAAGGAGCAGTTGCCTGCTGATCTTTCCAAGGGGTATGAGTGGAAAGGTGGACAATACGTAGAGAAGGGTTTTGAGTATGTGCCTGCCGGACCAGCCGGGTGCATCAGTGCCTGTGCAGCTGATATGTCAAAGTTCATGCTGGCTCATCTGAACAATGGTAAGCTGGGAGAAGCATCGATACTCAAGCCGGAAACCGCCAAGCAGATGCGGGAGCCTTTGTTTCGCCATGTGGAGAAAGTCAGTCCGATGGGGTATGGGTTCATTGAAGAGAAGCACAACGGCCTGACGCTGGTAGGGCATGGGGGCGATACGATTTATTTCCATTCATCGCTGCAGATGATTCCTGAAAAGGGAGTGGGTGTTTTTCTTTCTTACAACACCACCACCAGTGCGGGTGAACGGGAAGCGGTGATCGCAGCGTTTATGGATCGCTATTTTCCTGTGGCGTTGCCTGCACGAAGCAAGAGTGTTGCCGGGTTTGCTGAGCGTG
It encodes:
- a CDS encoding type II toxin-antitoxin system RelE/ParE family toxin; the protein is MAYRYIKKSPQAFIDLEDISIYLLLHASLRTAERFLESAEQTFTKLATMPGMGSHFESPLLNWYPHHDH
- a CDS encoding beta-lactamase family protein, whose product is MSKFMIPVALFLTCTLLAIGQDAAPVVPKAGNVKDPADLEAFFDGAIRVQMEKKHIAGAVVAVVADNKVVFTKGYGYADIAARKPVDPEKTMFRIASISKLFTWTAVMQQVEAGKLDLNTDINRYLKEVTIPATFDQPITLKNLLTHTPGFEDYVIGLFAKEPDKRPLGEILKTQIPARVRPPGTLASYSNHGTALAGYVVECVSGQPWEEYIEQKIVKPLGMTHTLIRQPVKEQLPADLSKGYEWKGGQYVEKGFEYVPAGPAGCISACAADMSKFMLAHLNNGKLGEASILKPETAKQMREPLFRHVEKVSPMGYGFIEEKHNGLTLVGHGGDTIYFHSSLQMIPEKGVGVFLSYNTTTSAGEREAVIAAFMDRYFPVALPARSKSVAGFAERARQIAGEYGNTRHSHTTITKIAALMIGTNVSVNSDETITIGGGDSARRYVEVEPYHFRELDGSREVVFQTDSQGNVVHLFTGNGPFSSAIKRKWYEESLVQGGALGVCAALFLTAILVWPAVGWNLRHVNTAPVLRSGFSAFLSWMGWIMSLLILVFAGALGMSLADPDGIVFGLTPTVKWLMLVPQVIAALAGITLLGALIAWGMRYWRFLGRLHYTLVALAGAGFVWFLYHWNLLSWGMGDLKL
- a CDS encoding type II toxin-antitoxin system RelE/ParE family toxin codes for the protein MAWSIITHEAFDNWLLVQPEAVQVNVLAHAELLAEFGPTLGRPYVDTVKGSRHSNMKELRIQQGGDPFRVLFAFDPARRAILLLGGNKRGNKRWYKANIPLADKRMDEHLRSMHREKGK
- a CDS encoding XRE family transcriptional regulator gives rise to the protein MAKRLSDLINQLPKSTQAKIRARSDELIASERSLRELREAHQRSQTALARKLRVKQAAVSKLERRTDMYVSTLRSYIEAMGGQLEIVARFPHSSPVRIKQFEKLG
- a CDS encoding type II toxin-antitoxin system ParD family antitoxin; the protein is MDTLNISLPKVLKRYVQQRVRHGGYGNTSEYVRELIRTEQKQRAHAELEAMLLEGIQSGPATEMTKANWNKLRERLKSKAKQQKRK
- a CDS encoding phage portal protein, whose translation is MSWWEPLAAYWSRKRLERLCTEQAIRLIESQPAAAIVDDDADRWQLLSTTKATVDQTSTRDKARLLTERNPFARNALMLYRHYVVGTGMQHEVVTCPTGSCSPDAAIPHDSTVIALAGQLWREFLTANQWDTGNRRDWEFCQRTWRDGECFLRLFRQSTWPPQVHFVDPERIAADPVTGLPDEGIVTQEHNVEVPLAYRVQLDESRFEMVPADRMLHCKIGVDANVKRGLSILTPAIDALQKYQSWLDVELIHRKVASSIVLIRKHTGNHHAGGVPGFADWAAAGSPTPGPLTPQQRRALLQPGTMIDTQGYDLQYLSPDSHFDDASILGRRLLLAVAAGTGLPEFMLTADAANANYSSTLVAEGPAVRLFASWQAFFIGQWQALFRLVMQEAVRLMQLPANALPHLHVTITPPAVAVRNRKEEAEADAIYFDRGALSRRELARRDRVDPSTMEREKQEESNFPSPLTPLP